The Thermococcus alcaliphilus genomic interval CTTTATGAGGAAAGAAATACACGAGGACATCTACTTCAACCACCCATGCAGGGATTTTGTAGAGACGGATGAGGCACTTAGGATAAGAATAAAACGCTTTAATGGTCATTTCGAGGCATTTCTCACGTACAAAGGACCCAAGATTGATACGCTTTCAAAAACAAGGAAGGAAATAGAAGTAAGCATTGAGGATGTTGATGCATATCTTGAACTTTTAAGGCTTCTCGGCTTTAAAGAGGTTCTCACGGTGAGAAAAACTAGGGAGAAATATTACGTGGAGAAAGGCGTCACCATTACGTTAGATGATGTAGAGGGGCTTGGAAAGTTCGTCGAGATAGAAAAACTTGCAAAAGACGAAAAAGAAGTGCAAAAGGAAGTTCCACGGCTCATGGAAATCCTAAAGGCCCTTGGGATTGAAAAGTTTGAAAGAAAATCCTATCTAGAGCTGCTGATGGAAAGGCTCAGCTCTTCAACAGGGCTTTGAGAGCCTTTATGAGTTCTTTATCATTTAGGGCGGCTTTTTTGAGAAGTCCCTTTCTTTTTAATTCAGCCCCGATTTTTACGCTAATAGGGATTCTGATGCCGAGCTCCCTTAGATAATCCGCTTCCTCAAAAATCTCTCTCGGTTTTCCTTCCATCACTAGCTCTCCCCTATCCAAAACTATTATCCTATCGGCAAAATCAAACAGATATTCGGTATTATGCTCAACCAGAACTATTGTAATACCTTGTTCCTTGTTTAAAAGGGTTATCAAACTTAAAACCTGTTCCCTGCCAATGGGGTCTAGTTGAGAGGTAGGCTCATCAAGCACCAGAACCTCTGGCTTAAGGGCTAAAACACTGGCTATCGCAAGCCTCTGTTTCTGCCCACCACTTAGGTTTGGAGGAAATTCTTTTTCAAGCCCTTCAAGTCCAGTAATTTTCAATGCCCAGTAAACCCTCCTCCTTATTTCCTCCACATCCAGGCCAAGGTTCTCAAGGGCAAATGCCACTTCCTCCTCGACGGTCATGTTGAAGAGCTGGGAGTCAGGATTTTGGAGAACTAATCCAACAATCTTCGAAAGTTCCGCTACGCTAGCTTCTTTAGTGTTGTATCCCTTTACAAAGACATTGCCCCTAAAATCTCCTCTTATCGAATGGGGAATTATCCCGTTAAATGTTAAGCAGAGGGTAGATTTGCCGCTTCCACTCGCTCCCAAAATGCCCAAAAACTCTCCTTTCTTAACTTTAAAGTTGATGTCCTTGAGAGAATACTCCTTTGCTCCAGTATATTTAAAACTCAGATCCTCTACTCTTATCATGCTTTACTCCCTCTCCACGATTCTGGGCACCATTAGGAGAACGCCAAATATGAACACAAGGGTTGAGAATATCTCAAGCCTTCCAATCCACATATGAAGGATAAGGAGAACCTTAACATCCAGCGGCAATCCCGGGGATGTTATTCCCACACTTAACCCAACGTTTCCCTGAGCTGAGGCAACTTCAAAGAAAGCGTCCGCCAAGCTAGCCCCAACCCTAAGCATGACCCATACGGTTCCAATTAACAAGAAAGCAATGTAAGTCATCGTAAATCCTAAAACCTCCTGCAGATCTTCCTCCGTGAAGATATAATCACCAATTTTCCTTTTTATGACTGCCCCCTTAGGAAGGATAGCCTGCTGGATAGTCCACTTCAAGGTCTGGAACGTTAGAGTGATGCGGATGAGCTTTATACCTCCCGCCGTGCTTCCAGCCCCACCACCAACTACCATCAGAAAACCAATTAGGAGCTTTGCCAGCTCTGGATATTTGGATAAATCCGAGATAGAGAAGCCAGTACATGTTATGGCAGAGACCGCATGAAATACGGCCTCCCTGAAAGATTCTCCAATTGTCAGCCCATCGTAAACCATAAGCCCATATCCAATGAGTGCTATAACTGGGGTTAAAAAGAAGAACATGTACTTAACCTGGATGTCCCTAAAGAATGGCACAAGGGACTTCTCCTTAAACATTTTATAGTGGACGGTAAAGTTTGTTGCACCCATTATCATAAGAAAAATCGTAACTGCCTCTATGCTGAGGCTGTTGAAAAACCCTATGCTCAAGTCGTGGGAGCTCATACCACCGGTTCCAAGCCCGGTCATTGAGTGTATCACAGCATCGAAGAGCCCCATACCGTTTATGTAGTATAGGTAAACACCTACAACCGTCAAGACGGCATATATCTGGAAGATTATCTTTGAAGTATTTGCCAAGTTTGGGAGAATTCTCTCGCTTCTCGCCTCCGCTCTGTAAAGTCTCGCCGCAGCAACTCCTGGGCGAATCAAAATGGTAAGGGCAACCAGCACTATGCCTATTCCACCAAGCCACTGCATCCAAGCTCTCCAGAAGAGAATTATATGGGGGTAGCTTTCGAGATTGTGCATCATGGTTAACCCGGTTCCAGTCCAAGCAGACATGCTCTCAAAATAGGAGTCAACAAAGCTCATGCCCGCTATCCTAATGAAGGGAACTACACTTACAAAAGAGGCAAAAAGCCATACGAAAGCGGCAGAAATCATGGCCTGCCTCAGGTTTACGTCTTCTATATGTTCAGAATGTCTAGCAAGCCATGCGCCAAAAAGAATACATGCCAAACCAGGAATGACAAAATAATAGACGTACTGCATCTCTTCCCTGTAAATCCACGTAATTAAGACTGGGATTAGATAAGCAACACCTATACCTTGAAGGAGCGCTCCTATGAGATTTCTTATGACAAAGATGTCATCGGCGATGTTGATGTACTTACGAAGCTCTAGCATTGAGTCACCACATTGTTTAAGGAGAATAGGGCGTTAAAAAATTTTCGAGAAATCAGACAACTTTTTTAAAAACAAAATAGAGAGTGAACTTAGGTGGTAGAAGTGGAAGACAAAATTGAGAATCTCCTCAAGGCAGGTGAAATTGCAAAGAAGGTTAAAGAAGAGGTTTTAAAGCTAATAAAACCTGGAGCATCACTTTATGAGATAGCCGAGTTTGTTGAAAGTAGAATAATGGAGCTTGGAGGAAAACCGGCCTTTCCGTGCAATCTTTCAATAAACGAAATTGCCGCTCACTACACCCCCTATATCGGGGATAAGACGGTTCTCCAGAAGGGGGATTACCTAAAAGTTGATCTAGGCGTTCACGTTGATGGCTACATAGCGGATACAGCCTTTACAGTGAGAGTGGGAATGGAGGATGACAAGCTAATTGAGGCTTCAAGGGAAGCGCTTGAAAATGCGATAAACGTTATCAGAGCTGGAGTAAGAATAAACGAAATCGGGAAGGTTATAGAAGAGACCATAAGAGGAAAGGGCTTCAATCCAATAGTTAATCTCAGCGGGCATGTAATAGAGAGGTATAAGCTCCATACAGGCATTTCAATTCCAAACATTTACAGACCACACGATAACCATGAGCTCAAAGAAGGGGATGTTGTAGCGATAGAGCCCTTTGCAACCACGGGTGCTGGGCAGGTAATAGAGGTGCCTCCCACGCTGATCTATATGTACCTTAGAGACCGACCCGTTAGGTTACCACAGGCAAGAAACCTCTTAAGCTACGTTAAAAAGAACTTCTCCACTTTACCCTTTGCATACCGCTGGGTTCAAAAGCTCATGCCGGATGCACAGCTAAGACTGGCATTAATACAGCTTGAAAAAGCCGGAGCATTGTATGGGTATCCAATCTTAAAGGAAATACGGGGAGGACTTGTGTCCCAGGCAGAACATACAGTAATAGTTGAAAAGGACGGGGCATTGGTAACCACGTAGTTTTGTTATGCTTTTTTATTACTTTTGTTTAAGAGTGAATTTGTTTCCAGTTTTTTGAAGATGGGAAAGAAGCGAAGTCCAATTTTTGCTCGGCTATGGCGCCGGGGCGGGGATTTGAACCCCGGCGGGCAAACGCCCAGTGGATCTCGAGTCCACCGCCTTCCCTGGCTAGGCTACCCCGGCGCTCGATTTTTAGTAAAAGAGACCAGCTTATAAACCTTGCTGGTTTCGAAGAGCAAAAATGGGAAAAGTAAAGGTCTCACTCCTTATCATTGCAAGATGCCAATCCGCAGAGCAAAAGCAGTGGCAAGTCCTCTAAGCCTATTTTTCCCTCAATAAGTTTCTTTCTCACGAGCTCTCTAAGTTCCACCATTGTATCACCACCGGTGGCGAAGAAAAGAAGTGATTTATAAATTTTTGTGACTCAAATAAGGATACAATGTACATAAAAGAACATTAAAAGAGAATAGCTCAGCAGACCCTCGGCACGGGGTCACCAACGGGTGGCTCCATAAATCTCTTTCCACCTATGCCAGTCTCAAGAAGCACCTTGCCACGATATTGATCTATTACCTCACCTATAATCGCAGCATCTCTGCCGAGTTTGGTTTTTCTCATAGCTTGAAGAGCCTCCTCAGCGTATTCTCTCGCGACAACCATCACGACCTTTCCTTCATTGGCAACTTCATATGGGCTTATGCCAAGCATGTCACTAGCAGCCCTTACCTCGGGCTTTACTGGGATATCACTCTCCCTAACAAGAATCCCAATGTTGCTCTTTCTTGCTATCTCGTTCAGGGCGTTGCTTAATCCGCCCCTTGTGGGATCTTTCATTGCATGAATGTTCTCCCACCCAATTGTTTCAGCGACAGCTTTTACTACTTCCCATACGGGGGAAACGTCACTCTTAAGCTCCGTCTCAAAGGCTATCCCTTCTCTATGGCTCATCAAAGCTATCCCATGATCACCAACAGTTCCGCTGACCAAAACAATATCTCCCACCTTTGCCCCAGCATCGCTTATCGGCCTTTCAGCAATTCCAATTCCAGCCGTTATAACGAAAATCCCTATCTTATCTTCGACGACTTTGGTGTCCCCGGTAACTATAGGAACTGGAACTTCCTTTGCAGTTTCATCCATTGATTTTAGGATTCTCTCAAAGTCCTCCCCGCTAAACCCTTCTTGGATTATCATAGAGTTTGCAAGCGCTAAAGGCTCTGCCCCCATTACGGCTAAATCATTCACCGTTCCGCTCACAGCCAAGCGGCCTATATCCCCTCCGGGAAAGAAGAGCGGCTTAACTGTATGCCCATCTATGGTAAAAACCAAATGCTTATCTCCGAAGGGAATTGTTGCGGCATCGTCTAAGGCATCTAGCCCTATCCCACCGGCTGATTTCAATGTAAGGTTTTTGAGAATCACATCTCTAATAAATTCCTCCATCAACTCTCCACCAGCTCCGTGTTCAAGCTTTATTCTCATATTCACCACCTGCTTTTTTCTCTAAGGGAACCCTTTAAAATGTTACTAAGGAGGCAAAAAAAGAGGAAATCAAAGTATCAAGTCCTCTTTACTCAGATAACCCTCCAAATAGAGACCTCCAAGGAAAGCCTGGCCGACGTTTGTCCCATTGTCCCCCCTTGGTACTTCGTACGTTGAGTAGAACCTCAGACCATTGCCTTCCACGATTTTTCTTATCGTTTTCACTATGAGCTCGTTGTATGCAACTCCTCCGCTTATGCCAATGTTCTTAACTCCAAACTCCTTCGCCTTCTCAACTGCAACTTCCCCAAAAGCCCGCCCTAGAGCGAGGTGAACTGAATACGCTATATCCGCCGGATTTGCCTTGCTTTCAAGAACCTGTTCAAATAATTCCTCAACCTTCAGCTCTTCCCCCTCTATGGGAATGCTAAAGCCAAGATCGTTTTTGCCCTTAAAGGCAATTCCCTCAAGCTTCATTGCGGGTTCTCCTTCGTAGGTTCTCCTATATGCAACGTTGAGCAGAACAGCCATCGCGTCAAGAACCCTGCCGGTTGAGGAGGCATAACCAACGTTTATTTCCCTTGCGAGCTGGTTAAGTATTACGTTGAACTCAACCTTCCCGTATCTGAGGTTTTCAACAGCTTTTGGACAGTGCCTTTCGATTATCTCTTTTACTTCCTCTACCCCATAGAGCTTGCTCAAAATCCCCACTAAAGCCCTAAGAGGATAATAGCTCGCCAAATCTCCACCTGGGAGGGGGTAATAACTTATATGGGCTAACCTCTCAACGTCTTCGTAGCTTAAGTATAAAACTTCACCCCCCCATGTGTTTCCATCGCTTCCGTAGCCAACTCCATCCACTGCTATTCCTACTATCTCGTCAAGATTGTTTTCAGCCATAACAGAAGCAATGTGAGCGTAGTGGTGCTGTACTTGGATAAATTCTGCATTTTCCTCTTCCGCTATCTCCATTGCTAGTTTTGTGGTGTTGTAAAGCGGGTGAAGGTCAGCAACCACAAGGTCAAACCCCTTAATCCTCAGTATTTTCTTGAAGTGGGCTATGGCACTCCTCATGAATTCAAGAACTTCAACCTTTGAAGTGTTTCCTATGTACTGGCTCGGATAAACCCTCGAGCCCTTTATCATTCCAAAAGCATTCATGAGCTCTGCCCCAACTGCCAAGCCCGAATACTCAAAAGGTATATCTATTGGCAATGGAACAAACCCTCTGCTCCTTCTTATTACAGCCCTTTTTCCATCAACGAACCTGATAACGCTGTCATCCGTTCTGTTGAGAATTTTCCTGTTGTGCAGCAAAAAGTAATCGGCTAAGTCCTTAAGCTCCTCAAAGGCTCTATCGTTGTCTATTACCATTGGCATTCCCGGGTAATTAGCAGAGGTCATGACGTAAACAGGGCTCTTTGAGTAGTGGAAGAGTATGTAGTGGGTTCCAGCATAGGGGAGCATGACACCTATAGTGGGCAAGCCCGGGGCTAGAGCCTCTGGCAGTGGGAATGGTTCCTTCTTCCTTAAAGCCACTATTGGCTTCCTGTAGCTTGTGAGTTCTTCCCTCTCTACATCACTAACTATTGCAAAGCTCTCTACTGTTTCTAGGTCTTTAGCCATTATTGCAAAGGGCTGCTGAGGTCTTAGAATTCTCCTCCTAAGCTCCTTCACAACTTCTTCATTGGTAGCGTCGCAGGCTATGTGAATCCCACCTATGCCTTTTATTGCCACTATGTAGCCCTTGTCGATAAGCTCTGCAGCCTTCTTTAGCGGATCTCCCGTTATTTCTTTTCCATCGTTCGTGTAGAGCCTGTAGCTCGGTCCACATACAGGGCAGCAAACCGGTTCCGCGTGGTATCTTCTATTTAGAGGATCCCTGTACTCGCTCTCACAATAATCGCACATGTCGAATTCTCTCATTGTTGTGTTTACCCTGTCATAAGGAAGGTCTTCTATTATCGTAAACCTCGGACCGCAGTTTGTGCACACGATGAAAGGATACATGTACCTCTTATCCGTGGGATCGAAAAGCTCCCTAAGACAGTCATCGCATATGCTCACGTCTGGAGGAATTATAGAATCCCCACCTCCCCCACCGTTGGAGCTCTTTTCTATGTAAAACCTGTCAAATCCCTGAAACGGGATTTCTTTCACGTTTATCCTCTCAACCCTAGCAAGGGGAGGTGCTTTTTCTCTAAGGTCTCTCAAGAAGGCCTTTACTTTTTCTTCTTTCCCCTCAACCACTATCTCCACTCCAGCATCGCCAAGATTTTTAACGTATCCCCTTAGATCGTGCTCATGAGCAATTCTGTAAACGAAGGGTCTAAAACCGACCCCCTGGACAATTCCCTCAACGTGAATATGATAAGCTTTCACTACCTTCACCTGTTTCAGAATTGGAAAAAAGGAATTTATATCTTTCCAAAACCAAAAGTTAAAAACTAATGAAGAGTTTTCAACCAAAGGTTTGAAGCTGGGAGTTTTTGGAAAGAGAAATAAAGGGGCTGTTTTGTAAATAGTTAAAATCGTAAAGTTTGTTGGGGTTTGTAGGGCGAAATTTTTAAATATTTTTTGGAGTGTTTTGTAGTGATGGGCAGTCCTCGATATGTGGGGTTTTAAGCCCGAATGGGGACTGTCGAGAGCCTGAAGATGTGGGGAGTCTCCGTTCCCCCCGAAAGCCCCACGATGAAGATTGGAGTGGGGAAGGTCAGCCGTGCTGATGTTTACAAACTTTATGCGAGTTACGGCTGACCAGAACGGTTCATCAATACCCCTCATAAAGCCTATACGCCAAAAACTTTGGCAGGCCGGCCTCTATTATCTTCCTCGCTGCCGTATCAACGTCATATTCAACCCTTTCAAACACTATCTCATCACTATCCGTATCTATGAATGCATAAGCTGCCCTCCAGTCTCCGTCTCTGGGCTGACCAACTCCGCCTGGGTTTATTATTCTCCTGTTTCCAATCTCCTTGAGCATCTGCATGTGTGTATGTCCCACAACAAGGTTCTTTTCTCTGAAATACTTCAAAACCTCGACAAATTCACTATCGGGGAGCCAGGGAAAGAGGTACTCATCCAGAGGTGCCCTCGGAGAGC includes:
- the cyaB gene encoding class IV adenylate cyclase, translated to MIEIELKGYADDRVFERVRETFTFMRKEIHEDIYFNHPCRDFVETDEALRIRIKRFNGHFEAFLTYKGPKIDTLSKTRKEIEVSIEDVDAYLELLRLLGFKEVLTVRKTREKYYVEKGVTITLDDVEGLGKFVEIEKLAKDEKEVQKEVPRLMEILKALGIEKFERKSYLELLMERLSSSTGL
- a CDS encoding ATP-binding cassette domain-containing protein, with protein sequence MIRVEDLSFKYTGAKEYSLKDINFKVKKGEFLGILGASGSGKSTLCLTFNGIIPHSIRGDFRGNVFVKGYNTKEASVAELSKIVGLVLQNPDSQLFNMTVEEEVAFALENLGLDVEEIRRRVYWALKITGLEGLEKEFPPNLSGGQKQRLAIASVLALKPEVLVLDEPTSQLDPIGREQVLSLITLLNKEQGITIVLVEHNTEYLFDFADRIIVLDRGELVMEGKPREIFEEADYLRELGIRIPISVKIGAELKRKGLLKKAALNDKELIKALKALLKS
- a CDS encoding TrkH family potassium uptake protein translates to MLELRKYINIADDIFVIRNLIGALLQGIGVAYLIPVLITWIYREEMQYVYYFVIPGLACILFGAWLARHSEHIEDVNLRQAMISAAFVWLFASFVSVVPFIRIAGMSFVDSYFESMSAWTGTGLTMMHNLESYPHIILFWRAWMQWLGGIGIVLVALTILIRPGVAAARLYRAEARSERILPNLANTSKIIFQIYAVLTVVGVYLYYINGMGLFDAVIHSMTGLGTGGMSSHDLSIGFFNSLSIEAVTIFLMIMGATNFTVHYKMFKEKSLVPFFRDIQVKYMFFFLTPVIALIGYGLMVYDGLTIGESFREAVFHAVSAITCTGFSISDLSKYPELAKLLIGFLMVVGGGAGSTAGGIKLIRITLTFQTLKWTIQQAILPKGAVIKRKIGDYIFTEEDLQEVLGFTMTYIAFLLIGTVWVMLRVGASLADAFFEVASAQGNVGLSVGITSPGLPLDVKVLLILHMWIGRLEIFSTLVFIFGVLLMVPRIVERE
- the map gene encoding type II methionyl aminopeptidase, which codes for MEDKIENLLKAGEIAKKVKEEVLKLIKPGASLYEIAEFVESRIMELGGKPAFPCNLSINEIAAHYTPYIGDKTVLQKGDYLKVDLGVHVDGYIADTAFTVRVGMEDDKLIEASREALENAINVIRAGVRINEIGKVIEETIRGKGFNPIVNLSGHVIERYKLHTGISIPNIYRPHDNHELKEGDVVAIEPFATTGAGQVIEVPPTLIYMYLRDRPVRLPQARNLLSYVKKNFSTLPFAYRWVQKLMPDAQLRLALIQLEKAGALYGYPILKEIRGGLVSQAEHTVIVEKDGALVTT
- the hypE gene encoding hydrogenase expression/formation protein HypE encodes the protein MRIKLEHGAGGELMEEFIRDVILKNLTLKSAGGIGLDALDDAATIPFGDKHLVFTIDGHTVKPLFFPGGDIGRLAVSGTVNDLAVMGAEPLALANSMIIQEGFSGEDFERILKSMDETAKEVPVPIVTGDTKVVEDKIGIFVITAGIGIAERPISDAGAKVGDIVLVSGTVGDHGIALMSHREGIAFETELKSDVSPVWEVVKAVAETIGWENIHAMKDPTRGGLSNALNEIARKSNIGILVRESDIPVKPEVRAASDMLGISPYEVANEGKVVMVVAREYAEEALQAMRKTKLGRDAAIIGEVIDQYRGKVLLETGIGGKRFMEPPVGDPVPRVC
- the hypF gene encoding carbamoyltransferase HypF yields the protein MKAYHIHVEGIVQGVGFRPFVYRIAHEHDLRGYVKNLGDAGVEIVVEGKEEKVKAFLRDLREKAPPLARVERINVKEIPFQGFDRFYIEKSSNGGGGGDSIIPPDVSICDDCLRELFDPTDKRYMYPFIVCTNCGPRFTIIEDLPYDRVNTTMREFDMCDYCESEYRDPLNRRYHAEPVCCPVCGPSYRLYTNDGKEITGDPLKKAAELIDKGYIVAIKGIGGIHIACDATNEEVVKELRRRILRPQQPFAIMAKDLETVESFAIVSDVEREELTSYRKPIVALRKKEPFPLPEALAPGLPTIGVMLPYAGTHYILFHYSKSPVYVMTSANYPGMPMVIDNDRAFEELKDLADYFLLHNRKILNRTDDSVIRFVDGKRAVIRRSRGFVPLPIDIPFEYSGLAVGAELMNAFGMIKGSRVYPSQYIGNTSKVEVLEFMRSAIAHFKKILRIKGFDLVVADLHPLYNTTKLAMEIAEEENAEFIQVQHHYAHIASVMAENNLDEIVGIAVDGVGYGSDGNTWGGEVLYLSYEDVERLAHISYYPLPGGDLASYYPLRALVGILSKLYGVEEVKEIIERHCPKAVENLRYGKVEFNVILNQLAREINVGYASSTGRVLDAMAVLLNVAYRRTYEGEPAMKLEGIAFKGKNDLGFSIPIEGEELKVEELFEQVLESKANPADIAYSVHLALGRAFGEVAVEKAKEFGVKNIGISGGVAYNELIVKTIRKIVEGNGLRFYSTYEVPRGDNGTNVGQAFLGGLYLEGYLSKEDLIL